TGTGTTATTTATCCATGACCTGTGACGTATTTTAGATGACGTTGCGTTTAGCCTGGGCGCTCAAACACATTCCCgggctgagagaggcagcAGCGAGTGGAAACGCGGTGTTCGGGGGTGTGGATTGTTGGCTTTTGTACAAACTCACTGGTAATTCATTCAGATCATTGTTATTCTCACATCAAATAATGAATGGAGATGAGATATCGGTATCTAGTGGCATAGCGTATACAATGCGAATAAATTTCTATTCATATTCGATTTTAGTACTAATTTAGTGTTGGGAATATCTTCGTGAAAAGATCTCTGTAGAACTGACCTTAATATCTGGGgacgaaatataattttgtcaatgGAATATTTCTCTGGGAATAATTTACCGAGAATTTGCAGCTGGAGATTCTCCCCATTTGGTTGTTAaagaaaattaagaaaattattttttttttcttgatacGTATTACTGTTGACTGAGAATATTTCCTCGTTTCTCAGGAAAACACATAACTGATGTGTCGAGTGCGGCAGCAACAGGGCTCTTCGACCCCTTCACAATGGGGTGGGCGGGCTGGGCACAGGATCTCTTCAAAATTCCCTCGTCGATGCTTCCGCAGATTGTCGACACCGctggaaattttggggaaactCCCAGGGACATATTCGGTGTGCCAGTTCCCATCACCTGTTGCGTTAGTACTGTGACACTTTACTGAGGTTGATGAATGGTTCCGGGATCAATTGATTGggtttattggaaaaataaattatttataagttTTGTAACGCTCGATTTCACGAAATTTTTGCTTACTTATTACGTCAATTCGAATTAATTTAGTTGACGAAATTTGTTGcgaaaaaaaccataaaaatagTTACTTTTCTTATAGTAGGTCATCATCGGGGAGACTTCagcgagaataatttttttcttgcccCGAAAATACACGAAACTGAATAGAATTGCGCGCTTGAAAAGATTCCACTCTCAGAGGAATATTTCTGGCGTCATGACTGTAAATATCAAAAGAATAgcattaaaattcattgaattttatagATGGCTGATCAGGCGGCATCATTATTCGGCTCTGGCTGCTTTCACCCGGGGGACCTGAAGGTCACCATGGGTACAGGAACGTTCCTAGATGTTAATACAGCAAACCAACCTCATGCATCCATCGCAGGTAATTAAGAAATCATTtacttgaatttaaaaaacgtGGTCTTAAAAATTCCGCTGGACATCCAACTCTTAATTTATTGGCACAAATATATTGACTATATTGCGACGgcaaaaacatattttttcctccaatAAATATCTTGTAACATTTCGCGTCATATTTTCGCTCCTATCCTGTTCTAACTTCAGGCTTGTACCCTCTGGTCGCCTGGAGAATCGGTCCTGAGTTGGCATACGCAGCTGAAGGTGCCTCTAATGATACAGGAACTCTCATTGAGTGGCTCAGAACCATAGGTAATGCCCAAGTCAACTCTCTTCACGTATTTGGCAAGAATTCCCGAGGTCAGATTACGAacgaatttaataatttataggaATGTTTTAGGAATTATAAAACAACCTGAGGAATTAACGGATCTGGTCGAGTCTGTCGATAATTCCGATGGCGTTTATTTCATTCCAGCCTTCAGTGGCTTACAAGTAAgcagaaatatttataatttttttatacttttagatgaaaaaatcaattatgtcTGACCATGGTCTAGGCGTTCATTCAAAaacgttttattattttacaattgTTAAGCGAAAAGAATATGGTTCGGGTTTTAATCCGATCGGCTTAAAATTCTTTGGCCTTTAGGCACCAATTAATGACCAGTCCGCAGCAACTGGATTTTTGGGCGTTAAACCGACCTCGGGGAAGGCTCACATGGCTCGAGCTGTTCTGGAGAGCATAGTTTTTCGAATTTTACTGCTCTATGAGTCGCTGTGCACTGAGACATGTCGGGATTACACTTGCATTCGGTAAATAAGAATTTGGCCAGAggcgatttaaaaaataacagtcatttgGCATTTTTAATGATTGCAGCGTGGATGGAGGTGTGTCCCAGAATGACTTTGTACTGCAATTACTAGCTGATTTGACTGGTCTACAAGTCGAGAGATCCGCGACCACAGAAATGTCAATTTTAGGCGTCACGTTTCTCGCCGGCCTACAGTGTGGTAATGTTTTTCCTCAACTTCTTCAATTCCTTCGTAACAGTCCTATTCACTCGCAGAAAGAACTCATGAACTTGTGAAATTTAAGGAAATTAATAATGTACTTAAACTTTGTGACGTACGCGAAGAACAAAACTACTGaagcattgaattttttacttataatttttatttttttgattcataattttcttctgtaCATTTTTCTTGTTagatatttggaaaaataaagaggACCTGAGTAAGTTTCGAAAAATCGAGACGATCTTCGAGCCTAATAGATCCAGAAGACTCTTGTATCAACCGACGATATATCAGTGGAAACGAGCGATGGACAGATTCCGGAATTGGTACTGATAGCAGTGAAACGCGCACCAAGTTCCTGTTTCCagttaaaaatggaaaagacgTTTTTTCCGCGAGTAAATATGATATTTATTGTTGAAGGGAAAAGCAGGAAAGATCGTAATGAAGAAAAAGTGATCGTTCTTGAGATGTATGATTCCAAATTGACAATTACGAAACCCAACGTAagcttttaacattttttaaattgaaaacttCAAATTTTACGTTGACAGCTCAATTCTGCATCGAAATGCTGCGCCAATTCGTGCCTATTAAGCCATTCCTATTGAAGGTTTTTATATGCTTTTACAACTTATGCAAGTGTTGTAGATGCCATTAGGCcataataattgttttttatagAACTTTATCACTTAAGTTCGTTAATcgtcggaaaaaatatatattgttgATGAACCTTGAAAAGTCATCATTATTTTCCCAGACATTATAAATTAGAAGTTGATAAGATACGCAATAGAGTGATATTAAACCAATCAATCGATCCAAGAGTGATCGAATGacatgaataattcatcgacCTTTACCCCGAATAACATGgccctgaaaaaaatatcagaagcCAAAAAATGGTACAGCTTCTGGACCAATTTAAGATAATTTGCTCGACGAAATTCTAAGGAGCTTTTCCGATCGAAACTTCTCATTAGTTTCCAAAAGTCAGACGTTTGTTTGGACGCTAAGGGAATTGCAGACAATCGAACTGTCGCCGATCGTTGATTTCCATCGATTAGCATATAAAACAATCGCTGTTTCCCcctcaaattttcattctccttttTTCCCGAATGTACAATGGCCTCGAACCACAGAACGGATGAGTTGCGTAAGAACACTCCGACGATGAAGTTGCTCTtttaggataaaaaaaattcaaaagtgcGATCGAAGTGGAGTTGGACGCATCGGTGCTCGCTAATCCATGGACAGTCACTCGACGTGATTTTCCccagttgaataaattgtagCAATTCCAGAAGTTCTTGTTTTAGTTCCGGAGTATAGCGGGAAGTAGCTGGACATCATGGTACGTTGATCTCCCATTCCTCCCTATTTTTTCCGAGGAAACGCGCGACCTTTCTCTCGCGTGCTTGGGCCTAGAACTCCAGTTATTAATCATTGAGCGGAGAAGGCAGTTGTAGAAACTGATGGGACTACCGGGTGTATTCTAATGACGATGATTGTATActattttttctggaattaGTGTGGTTTCGGGGTGATTTGGATATGAGGAAATTGTGTTGTGACGGGGAAATGTGACTTCCAGTTGTGGACTCCTGGGTATTGAAAGCTGATGTGAGAAATcggtatttttttcgattagTTTTCCAGTAGTTAGAGTGGTCTGAGGTTTGTGAATACTTTTAGGCCGCATTTTAAGTGAGGAATTTAGTCGTGAAGTGGAACGAAAAGAGGGACTTATTTCAGTTGCAGTGttgaaaagttaaaaaaaaaattatttacatagTAACAactaattttgataaaatatcaTGTTACAGTAATTAGGATCTCACGTATCTTCATTGAGACATTAAAAATAGTGAGGGACAATGTCTCActatattattaatttgataattaatgcaGAACccggaaattaatttgaattaatcaattttactCCACGAATGGTCAATACGAGTGTTGTGCATTTTTCTAACGATCGTGGTGATCCTTTCAGGCTGAGGTAACTGTTGATATAGTCGAGCAAACAGACGAGGAGAAACCAGAGATGACTCTGGAGCCATCGGAGTGTCTGATTGATATGGAGGGAGCTCCTGGTGTGGATGCTGACGATTCAGGTAAGAGCTTAACTCGATTTTTAAGCCGAATTTCTTGGCCACAATTATTGGATTACGAAATGAAAAACACTTCAGTTCTTTCCCCATTATTAAAACGTTTAATTACTAATAAaccttttatttaaaaaaaaatatattcattcaaatgtttttgttaaaaaattatgacagaATACATCAAAGATAAAACTGCTgttatttgttaatttatgcAAATTTTAGCGCCGATTTCTTCCACTCGGGGAAAATTTGTTTGCCCtcatattttaataatatatGGTAATAGTTCTTGTTTCCTGCATTCACGTCATTACAAATAATTCGTGCACAAGCCAATTATGAGAGACAgcgatggaaaaaatttatgattgctGATCATCATCGTCAGTGTGATTGGATCGATTTCCAGTTTATCATTGAGGTCATTAATAAATCAGGAACGACATTGATGACGAGTCCTTCGTAAGAACGTTCATCAttagaaattcattttttttcttacaaaaaaatcgattgaatttcAGATCCGCGATTTCCTTaacgaagaaaattaaaaatcgggAAGACTCCGGCATTTCAGACTCGTCATGAAATTAAGGATTAGAGATTAGAAATGACCAGCATTTACGTTAGCATCATAGGACGTCCCCGACTTTAACAGCTTGTTTCATTGTACCATAAAGAGGATGACACTGTTATGAGAAAATTATGAGTTGAACAGGTAATTAGCTTTTGAGGTGAAGTGGAAGACAAGTTTTCTCAAGTTCACAACCAACGACATTGTAGCATCTCTTTTTTAAAAGGAAATAAATGTCTAATTAGTGGGAACACAGGTTTCTACGCTCTTATCAATGTTAATGACTTCCATGATTAATATACAACTATAACTTGTAGATCTTGGCACCATTAAGCAAGGTCAAAGTCTCTCATTTTTCTCACTGGCTTGAGTGATCAAAGGTCAGGTTTATACACAGTTTCACTCATTATGCGTTTTACAATTATTGCCGACGTTTCAGGGGCAATCTTGTCTCATTAAATGCCTCAGATTTTATTGAtgatgttgaaggtaataaaatCTCGACAGTAGAAAGCTTTCACGGACTGTAAAAAATGCAAATCCGATTTCAGagcaaatattttaataattgaataatttttgaatgcaCTTTAATGATATAATagtataaaaaatgttaacgTGTATGAATGGCGGAGGAAATTGAGAAATGACGTTCCAGTTGACGACTTATCGATGATAATTGATTTCCTTCGTgaacaagaaatttttttatgatctttttattcaaaattgatCGATTGCTCTCTTGCAATTATTGGAAATACTTTCTCC
This DNA window, taken from Diachasmimorpha longicaudata isolate KC_UGA_2023 chromosome 8, iyDiaLong2, whole genome shotgun sequence, encodes the following:
- the LOC135165536 gene encoding putative glycerol kinase 5 codes for the protein MRHIVALDVGTTTVRAHVFDENAVTLGSFVQKVELIYPRPVFVEIDPDQLWSAVLRVLRGAVEASGIDAKSIASLGISTQRGTFLSWNFATGKPYHRFITWKDLRADSMVREWNSSLTMKCLRMGSRILYLVTRNKRFLAGSVLKLMNTQMTLRLAWALKHIPGLREAAASGNAVFGGVDCWLLYKLTGKHITDVSSAAATGLFDPFTMGWAGWAQDLFKIPSSMLPQIVDTAGNFGETPRDIFGVPVPITCCMADQAASLFGSGCFHPGDLKVTMGTGTFLDVNTANQPHASIAGLYPLVAWRIGPELAYAAEGASNDTGTLIEWLRTIGIIKQPEELTDLVESVDNSDGVYFIPAFSGLQAPINDQSAATGFLGVKPTSGKAHMARAVLESIVFRILLLYESLCTETCRDYTCIRVDGGVSQNDFVLQLLADLTGLQVERSATTEMSILGVTFLAGLQCDIWKNKEDLSKFRKIETIFEPNRSRRLLYQPTIYQWKRAMDRFRNWY